The following are encoded together in the Arcobacter aquimarinus genome:
- a CDS encoding FAD-dependent thymidylate synthase, which translates to MIQLINKKENIFEDNIAFVEQWDFSKANLNEENRILAITQVASICYQSPKALGSESLYNRLMAESQGLPSSSFEFVPVLLDPLNSKHQEILALEYSNTKKFGELICEGKYLLTNYRALVYDFENNPKAYSFDIRTTYNTLEECNIIKEHFKVFLYKVDFPTRSQMVRHRVNWQELSRRYVSGKRVPFDFYISEKMKDITSDAGDTQKILDICLEHYYKALEEGVKPQEARRIIPQAGYSQIWGGFQPTQLENYFKLRLDSHAQWEIRKTAEAMKELIEK; encoded by the coding sequence ATGATTCAACTTATAAATAAAAAAGAAAATATTTTTGAAGATAACATTGCATTTGTTGAGCAATGGGATTTTTCAAAGGCAAATCTAAATGAAGAGAATAGAATCTTAGCTATTACTCAAGTTGCATCAATTTGTTATCAATCACCAAAAGCCTTAGGAAGCGAAAGTTTATATAACAGACTTATGGCTGAATCTCAAGGTTTACCCTCTTCTTCTTTTGAATTTGTACCTGTTTTACTAGACCCTTTAAATTCTAAACATCAAGAAATTTTAGCACTTGAGTATTCAAATACTAAAAAATTTGGTGAATTAATATGTGAAGGAAAATATTTACTTACAAATTATAGAGCCTTAGTTTATGATTTTGAAAACAATCCAAAAGCTTACTCTTTTGATATTCGAACTACTTATAACACACTTGAAGAGTGTAATATTATCAAAGAGCATTTCAAGGTATTTTTATACAAAGTTGATTTCCCAACTCGTTCTCAAATGGTAAGACATAGAGTTAATTGGCAAGAGCTTAGTAGAAGATATGTAAGTGGGAAAAGAGTTCCTTTTGATTTTTATATTAGTGAAAAAATGAAAGATATTACAAGCGATGCTGGTGATACTCAAAAGATTTTAGATATTTGTTTAGAACACTATTATAAAGCATTAGAAGAAGGTGTTAAACCTCAAGAAGCTAGACGTATAATTCCTCAAGCTGGTTATTCTCAAATTTGGGGAGGTTTTCAACCAACTCAACTTGAAAATTACTTCAAATTAAGACTTGATTCTCACGCTCAATGGGAAATTAGAAAAACAGCAGAAGCTATGAAAGAGTTAATAGAAAAATAG